One stretch of Glycine soja cultivar W05 chromosome 7, ASM419377v2, whole genome shotgun sequence DNA includes these proteins:
- the LOC114419193 gene encoding allene oxide synthase 3-like, whose amino-acid sequence MISLIKNKINHLAPPTHHYSSLLLLPLSSKHTSSTMAAPSSETKSPSSSNTQLPLKPIPGSYGMPFFGAISDRHNYFYHQGRDKFFATRIEKHNSTVIRTNMPPGPFISSDPRVVALLDGASFPILFDNDKVEKLNVLDGTFMPSTKFTGGFRVCAYLDTTEPNHALIKQFFLNVLAKRKDSFVPLFRNCLQESFAEIEDQLSKNTKADFNTVFSDASFNFMFRLFCDGKDPSQTNLGSKGPKLVDTWLLFQLAPLATLGLPKIFNYIEDFLIRTLPFPACLTKSGYKNLYEAFKTHATTALDEAEKLGLKRNEACHNVVFTAGFNAYGGLKNQFPYVLKWLGLSGEKLHADLAREVRRVVNDEGGVTFTALENMPLVKSVVYEVMRIEPAVPYQYARARENLVVSSHDASFEVKKGEMLFGYQPFATRDPRIFEDAEVFVPRRFVGEGEKMLKHVLWSNGRETEEPSASNKQCPGKNLVVLLCRLFLVELFLRYDTFEFEYTQAGFGPTITIKSLTKASTI is encoded by the exons ATGATTTCacttataaaaaacaaaataaaccacCTTGCTCCTCCAACACACCACTATTCTTCACTCCTCCTCCTCCCTCTCTCTTCCAAACACACATCCTCAACCATGGCAGCACCATCTTCAGAGACAAAGTCACCATCATCCTCGAACACGCAGCTTCCGCTGAAACCAATCCCAG GCAGCTACGGAATGCCGTTTTTTGGAGCAATAAGCGACAGACACAACTACTTCTACCACCAAGGACGCGACAAGTTCTTCGCGACGAGGATTGAAAAACACAACTCCACCGTGATCCGAACCAACATGCCTCCGGGGCCCTTCATCTCCTCGGACCCTCGTGTCGTCGCGTTGTTGGACGGTGCCTCCTTCCCGATCCTCTTCGACAACGACAAGGTCGAGAAGCTCAACGTTCTCGACGGCACCTTCATGCCTTCCACCAAGTTCACCGGCGGGTTCCGCGTCTGCGCCTACCTCGACACCACCGAACCCAACCACGCACTCATCAAACAGTTCTTCCTTAACGTCCTCGCCAAGCGAAAAGACTCTTTTGTCCCTCTGTTCCGAAACTGCCTCCAGGAGTCGTTCGCGGAGATTGAGGACCAGTTGAGTAAAAACACCAAAGCGGACTTCAACACTGTGTTCAGTGACGCTTCCTTCAACTTCATGTTCAGGTTGTTCTGTGATGGCAAAGACCCTTCGCAGACCAACCTCGGTTCTAAG GGACCGAAGCTCGTGGACACATGGCTTCTCTTTCAGCTGGCCCCACTGGCAACTCTAGGCCTCCCCAAAATCTTCAACTACATCGAAGACTTCCTAATCCGCACACTCCCTTTCCCCGCGTGCCTCACAAAGTCCGGCTACAAGAACCTCTACGAGGCCTTTAAAACGCACGCAACGACAGCACTCGACGAGGCCGAAAAGCTAGGCCTCAAACGAAACGAAGCGTGCCACAACGTCGTTTTCACTGCAGGGTTCAACGCCTACGGAGGGTTAAAGAACCAGTTCCCCTACGTCTTAAAATGGCTAGGGCTAAGCGGCGAAAAGCTCCATGCTGACCTCGCGCGTGAGGTTCGGCGCGTGGTGAACGACGAGGGAGGTGTCACGTTCACCGCGTTGGAGAACATGCCTCTCGTGAAGTCCGTGGTGTACGAG GTAATGCGGATCGAACCTGCGGTGCCGTACCAGTACGCACGCGCGAGGGAGAACCTTGTCGTTTCGAGCCATGACGCGTCGTTTGAGGTGAAGAAGGGGGAGATGCTGTTCGGGTACCAGCCGTTTGCGACGAGGGATCCGAGGATCTTCGAGGATGCTGAGGTGTTTGTTCCGCGGAGGTTTGTTGGGGAGGGGGAGAAGATGCTGAAGCACGTGCTGTGGTCGAATGGGAGGGAGACGGAGGAGCCTTCGGCGAGTAATAAGCAGTGTCCCGGGAAGAATCTGGTGGTGCTGCTGTGCAGGTTGTTTCTGGTGGAACTCTTTTTGCGTTATGATACGTTTGAGTTTGAGTATACGCAGGCTGGGTTTGGTCCTACTATTACCATTAAGTCCCTCACTAAGGCCTCTACCATCTGA